Proteins from a genomic interval of Panthera tigris isolate Pti1 chromosome A2, P.tigris_Pti1_mat1.1, whole genome shotgun sequence:
- the LRRD1 gene encoding LOW QUALITY PROTEIN: leucine-rich repeat and death domain-containing protein 1 (The sequence of the model RefSeq protein was modified relative to this genomic sequence to represent the inferred CDS: inserted 2 bases in 1 codon; substituted 1 base at 1 genomic stop codon) — MSEKEGTSEELEDITSQRRKESGSWSEEPEFIKETSNSLEEVCDGKPSSQICETHLRNDKLGIYDDTSALSPKNKSKRNEEQRKTLQFSETITLYDTFQSKSATSQSPPLSMTEMVAENQAFTGLSHETLEKNSAQLSEENQKGIGLGSDNFTVNLKAKGLQEFPKDILKIKYVKYLYLDETXIKSFKGAETGDLLGLEILSLQGNGLSSFLSEIQLLHNLRILNVSHNQISHIPKEISQVGNIRQLFFNNNYIENFPSGLESLGNLEILSLAKNNLRHIPDILSSLKNLTVLNLEYNQLTIFPKALCFLPKLISLNLTGNLISSLPKEIRELKHSEKLLLDHNQLTFLAVEIFQLLKMKEIQLTDNKLEVISQKTENFKELRILILDKNLLKEIPEKISHCVMLECLSLSNNKLTELPKNIHKLKNLRKLHVNRNNITRIPENISHLNSMFSLEFSGNAITDVPTEVKNCRKIXQVELCYNRIMYFPVGLCALDSLYYLNFNGNYISEIPVDISFIKQLLHLELNKNKLLIFSEYLCSLINLEYLDLGKNQIREIPPFISNMVSLCVLILCCNKFEAFPIEVCTLENLQVFDLSTNQIQNIPSDICNLKRIQKLNISSNQFIYFPIELCQLQSLEELNINQINGRKARNLYFWPWREVGIGGDKNLNCSVCVDISNNVIREIPRNIGELRSLVSLNAYNNQIRYLPPFFLCLHDLQQLNFSGNNLTYLPRGIHNLFSLKEINFDDNTLLRPPMEICKGKQLYTIAHYLERADKERDRKILEKIFNIVAKNITETNFNFLCQKLSLAISETDMPTKSTVSLSERVRQALNRWRTESNNLSLTTAALTDQLTQALMMIGAYEIMDKITALKVFTGAIKF, encoded by the exons ATGTCTGAAAAGGAGGGTACTTCAGAAGAGCTAGAAGATATCACTAGTCAACGTAGGAAAGAATCTGGATCATGGTCAGAAGAGCCtgaatttattaaagaaacatcAAATTCATTAGAAGAAGTTTGTGATGGGAAACCTTCCAGTCAGATTTGTGAAACACATCTTAGAAATGATAAATTAGGTATATATGATGATACATCAGCATTGTCCCCCAAAAATAAatctaagagaaatgaagaacaaaggaaaactcTTCAATTTTCTGAAACAATCACTCTATATGACACCTTTCAGTCAAAAAGTGCTACTTCACAAAGTCCACCATTATCAATGACTGAGATGGTTGCTGAAAATCAGGCTTTCACTGGCTTATCTcatgaaacattagaaaaaaacagTGCACAACTCTCTgaggaaaatcagaaaggaatTGGCTTAGGATCAGATAACTTTACAGTTAACCTCAAGGCCAAGGGTTTACAAGAATTCCCTAAGGAcatcttaaaaatcaaatatgtaaaatatctatatttgGATGAGACCTAAATCAAAAGTTttaaaggggcagagacaggtgATCTGCTAGGACTTGAAATTCTATCCTTGCAAGGAAATGGGTTATCATCATTTCTATCTGAAATTCAGTTACTTCATAATTTAAGGATATTAAATGTCAGTCATAATCAAATATCACATATACCTAAAGAAATATCACAGGTTGGGAATATCAGGCAACtcttttttaataacaattataTTGAGAATTTTCCTTCTGGGTTAGAAAGTCTTGGAAACTTAGAAATTTTAAGTTTGGCTAAAAATAACTTAAGACATATACCAGACATTCTGTCTAGTTTGAAAAACTTGACGGTTCTCAATCTGGAATATAATCAGTTAACAATATTTCCTAAAGCTCTGTGCTTCCTTCCAAAGTTAATTTCACTAAACCTTACTGGAAACCTGATAAGCAGTTTGCCAAAAGAAATTAGGGAGCTTAAACATTCAGAAAAACTTTTACTGGATCATAATCAACTTACTTTTTTGGCTGTGGAGATTTTTCAATTgctcaaaatgaaagaaatccaaCTAACTGATAATAAACTGGAAGTTATTTCACAGAAAACTGAGAATTTTAAGGAACTCAGAATTCTAATACttgataaaaatttattaaaagaaataccaGAGAAAATTTCCCACTGTGTAATGTTGGAATGCCTTAGTCTTAGTAATAACAAATTAACAGAACTTCCTAAGAACATCCATAAgctaaaaaatttaagaaaactccatgtaaacagaaataatataacgAGAATACCTGAAAATATCTCACATCTTAATAGTATGTTCAGTCTAGAATTTTCAGGAAATGCAATCACAGATGTTCCCACTGAAGTaaaaaattgtagaaaaat ACAAGTTGAATTGTGTTATAACAGAATAATGTATTTTCCAGTAGGTTTGTGTGCCTTAGattctctttattatttgaattttaatggaaattatatttcagaaataCCTGTGGATATATCTTTCATTAAACAATTGCTTCATttagagttaaataaaaataaactcctcATATTTTCTGAGTATTTATGTTCTCTTATTAATCTTGAATATCTAGATCTTGGTAAAAACCAAATAAGGGAAATTCCACCATTTATTTCCAATATGGTATCACTCTGTGTTCTGATTTTATGCTGTAATAAATTTGAAGCTTTTCCTATAGAAGTATGTACCTTAGAAAATTTGCAAGTATTTGATCTTTCAACAAACCAAATACAGAATATCCCTTCAGATATCTGTAACCtaaaaagaatccagaaattaAACATCTCAAGcaatcaatttatatattttcctattgaGCTGTGCCAACTTCAATCACTGGAAGAGCTGAATATAAATCAGATAAatggaagaaaggcaagaaactTATATTTTTGGCCTTGGAGAGAAGTTGGCATTGGAGGGGATAAGAATCTAAACtgtagtgtatgtgt TGATATCTCAAATAATGTAATCAGAGAGATTCCAAGAAATATAGGGGAATTGAGAAGTTTGGTTAGTTTAAATGCATACAACAATCAAATACGTTATCTGCCAccattttttctatgtttacaTGATCTCCAGCAACTAAATTTCAGTG gAAATAATCTGACATATCTGCCTAGGGGTATCCACAACCTTTTTTCACTGAAGGAGATAAATTTTGATGATAACACTTTGCTAAGACCTCCAATGGAAATCTGTAAAGGAAAACAACTCTATACGATTGCACACTATCTAGAGAGGGCAGATAA agagagagacaga aaaatcctagagaagatCTTCAACATAGTTGCCAAAAATATCactgaaacaaattttaattttttgtgtcaaAAACTAAGCCTGGCAATCTCAGAAACAGATATGCCTACAAAGAG caCTGTTTCATTAAGTGAGAGAGTCCGCCAAGCACTTAATAGGTGGAGAACAGAAAGTAACAACCTGTCACTAACTACAGCTGCTTTAACAGACCAACTAACTCAGGCACTAATGATGATAGGAGCATATGAAATTATGGACAAAATAACAGCTTTAAAAGTTTTTACAGGTGCAATTAAATTCTGA